One genomic window of Kosmotoga olearia TBF 19.5.1 includes the following:
- a CDS encoding diaminopimelate epimerase, with protein sequence MTGAYYSATGNTFFVVDSRNTKLTDSIKEAVVLKYVADKDGVIFVEDHFMDYFNRDGKRAEFCGNGARTYVAFIHEITGETKITFESYAGRIEGFVDGLYNVKMPPVNYHGSREFQGIKGEFLTVGVPHFVIEGDTEKLEWETLIPIRWELNTNINVYKEIEPGKLRIRTFERGVEGETGACGTGATATAWCYARGRKLLQVTLQANGGELVVSFKEGNIYLGGGVERCSEVLQVQL encoded by the coding sequence ATGACAGGCGCATACTACTCTGCCACGGGAAATACCTTCTTTGTAGTAGATTCAAGAAACACAAAATTGACTGACTCGATCAAAGAGGCAGTGGTATTGAAATATGTTGCCGACAAAGATGGCGTTATCTTTGTGGAAGACCATTTCATGGATTACTTCAACAGGGACGGCAAACGTGCTGAATTCTGTGGCAATGGTGCCCGAACCTATGTTGCTTTTATCCATGAGATAACAGGAGAAACTAAGATAACCTTTGAATCCTACGCCGGTAGAATTGAAGGTTTTGTTGACGGATTGTATAACGTCAAAATGCCTCCTGTTAACTATCATGGAAGCCGTGAATTCCAGGGGATAAAGGGCGAATTCCTTACTGTGGGAGTCCCACATTTTGTAATTGAAGGCGACACAGAAAAGCTGGAATGGGAGACTTTGATTCCCATTAGATGGGAACTCAACACCAATATAAACGTGTACAAAGAGATTGAGCCAGGAAAACTCAGAATAAGGACCTTTGAGCGTGGGGTCGAGGGTGAGACCGGAGCATGTGGTACCGGTGCCACAGCAACTGCCTGGTGTTACGCAAGGGGAAGAAAACTATTACAGGTTACTTTGCAGGCCAATGGTGGGGAACTTGTTGTAAGTTTCAAAGAAGGCAACATATATTTAGGAGGAGGTGTTGAAAGATGTTCAGAGGTGCTGCAAGTGCAGTTATAA
- a CDS encoding aspartate-semialdehyde dehydrogenase: MRIAVVGATGEVGNAMIRVLNERGLVNDDLVLLASKKSVGKKLKVDSREFTVKELTSEILRTGFDYVLFSAGASVSREFAPVAAAAGAVVIDNSSAFRMDPAIPLVVPEINGALLKDYSGIVANPNCSTIQMVLSLYRVHRRFGIKTIVVSTYQAVSGAGRKGLNELFAQERGSEGTRIFADRIHRNVVPQIGDFLESGFTTEELKMINETRKILNDPEISIWPTTVRVPVLYGHSESIFVETKRPFTIDSLKDELGRCEDVVLTNQLITPRQVAGDDLTYVSRVRSLDNTHFLIWNVADNIRVGAATNAVRILQKHRELNS; encoded by the coding sequence ATGAGAATTGCCGTAGTGGGTGCGACTGGTGAGGTAGGAAATGCAATGATCAGGGTCCTCAATGAAAGGGGACTTGTCAACGACGACCTTGTTCTTCTGGCTTCAAAGAAAAGCGTGGGAAAGAAGCTTAAGGTAGACTCTAGAGAATTTACGGTTAAGGAATTGACTTCAGAAATTCTCAGGACTGGATTCGATTACGTGTTGTTTTCGGCTGGGGCTAGCGTCTCCAGAGAGTTTGCACCAGTTGCTGCGGCCGCTGGTGCTGTTGTCATCGACAATTCTTCAGCCTTCAGAATGGATCCTGCTATTCCTCTGGTTGTTCCCGAGATAAACGGTGCCCTGTTGAAAGATTACAGCGGAATTGTTGCAAACCCCAACTGTTCAACGATTCAGATGGTACTTTCCCTTTATAGAGTACATCGAAGATTTGGCATCAAAACGATTGTGGTATCCACTTATCAAGCTGTCTCTGGGGCTGGCAGAAAGGGCTTGAACGAGCTATTTGCGCAGGAACGGGGCTCTGAAGGAACCCGGATTTTTGCTGACCGCATACATCGGAACGTGGTTCCGCAGATCGGAGATTTTCTGGAATCAGGGTTCACCACGGAAGAACTGAAGATGATTAATGAGACCCGGAAAATTCTCAACGATCCGGAAATATCTATCTGGCCCACCACAGTAAGGGTTCCTGTTCTGTACGGACATTCAGAGTCTATATTTGTTGAGACAAAGAGACCCTTTACCATAGACTCTCTAAAGGATGAACTTGGAAGATGTGAAGATGTTGTACTTACAAACCAGCTTATAACACCTCGCCAGGTAGCCGGAGACGATCTTACATATGTATCACGGGTTAGAAGTCTCGACAATACACACTTCTTGATCTGGAACGTGGCAGATAATATCAGGGTTGGGGCTGCTACCAATGCAGTGAGGATACTGCAGAAGCACAGGGAGCTGAACTCATGA
- a CDS encoding cold-shock protein, whose translation MKGTVKWFNAQKGYGFITRDEGEDVFIHFSGIVSDGFKTLEEGQRVEFDIENGQKGAQAVNVKTVE comes from the coding sequence ATGAAAGGAACAGTTAAGTGGTTTAATGCTCAGAAGGGCTACGGATTCATTACCAGAGACGAAGGAGAGGACGTTTTTATCCATTTTTCAGGGATTGTCTCAGATGGATTTAAAACACTTGAAGAAGGCCAAAGAGTGGAATTTGACATTGAAAACGGTCAGAAGGGTGCTCAGGCAGTAAACGTTAAAACAGTCGAATAA